The following coding sequences are from one uncultured Devosia sp. window:
- a CDS encoding type III PLP-dependent enzyme codes for MLPAWTDLDPLLTEAADRFGTPSYLYVADRIEQRLAVLERDFGQWFGLSYAVKANPNPALLGWLRGRVPYLDVSSIGEVKRATAAGWPASVLSFTGPAKRQAEIAEAIAAGIGELVLESLEEAETANAVAGSSGRRQRVLVRLAPDHVPKGFGDHMAGRPSPFGIDVEEAEPALRRIAAMDHLQIVGLHIYSGTQSLKPAAVVENWRIFISEFRRFAALIDLVPERLVFGSGLGIPHHLGDVPLDTAEIAAGIAEDLNLFRQDRRFAGTELVLELGRHLVGEAGVFLTKVLRVKPSRGAQVVLCDGGMNAHLAATGQFGMVLRRNYLLHRVGGGKDLAKYDLHGPLCTSIDRLAAGAELPTLAQGDIIAIHPSGAYGPTSSPIHFISHSPPRELFAEGGQIADVTAWPA; via the coding sequence ATGCTGCCAGCCTGGACTGACCTCGACCCACTCCTGACCGAGGCTGCCGATCGCTTCGGCACGCCGAGCTATCTCTATGTAGCCGACCGCATCGAGCAGCGGCTGGCCGTGCTTGAACGCGATTTCGGTCAGTGGTTTGGCCTCAGCTATGCGGTCAAGGCCAATCCCAATCCGGCCCTGCTTGGCTGGCTGCGTGGACGGGTGCCCTATCTGGATGTGTCCTCGATCGGGGAAGTGAAGCGCGCGACGGCTGCGGGCTGGCCAGCATCCGTGCTGAGCTTCACCGGGCCGGCCAAGAGGCAGGCCGAAATCGCCGAGGCGATCGCGGCCGGTATCGGCGAGCTGGTGCTGGAAAGCCTTGAGGAGGCCGAGACGGCAAATGCCGTCGCCGGGAGCAGTGGGCGCCGCCAGCGTGTCCTGGTGCGACTGGCGCCGGATCATGTTCCCAAGGGATTTGGCGACCACATGGCCGGACGGCCCAGCCCCTTCGGCATCGATGTGGAAGAGGCCGAACCGGCGCTGCGCCGGATTGCGGCCATGGACCACCTGCAGATCGTCGGCCTGCATATCTATTCGGGCACGCAATCGCTCAAGCCCGCCGCGGTAGTGGAGAACTGGCGCATTTTCATTTCCGAGTTCCGTCGCTTTGCCGCGCTGATCGACCTGGTGCCGGAACGGCTGGTCTTCGGCTCAGGCCTTGGCATTCCCCACCATCTGGGCGACGTGCCGCTGGACACGGCCGAGATTGCCGCTGGCATTGCCGAAGACCTGAACCTGTTCCGGCAGGACAGGCGTTTCGCGGGAACCGAGCTGGTGCTCGAACTGGGCCGGCATCTGGTCGGCGAGGCCGGCGTGTTCCTCACAAAAGTGCTGCGGGTCAAGCCATCGCGCGGGGCGCAGGTGGTGCTCTGCGATGGCGGCATGAACGCGCATCTGGCGGCCACCGGCCAGTTCGGCATGGTGCTGCGGCGCAATTACCTGCTGCATCGCGTCGGCGGCGGCAAGGACCTGGCCAAGTATGACCTGCATGGCCCGCTCTGCACCTCGATTGACCGGCTGGCCGCCGGCGCCGAACTGCCCACCCTGGCGCAGGGCGACATCATCGCCATCCATCCGAGCGGGGCCTATGGCCCGACATCGAGCCCGATCCACTTCATCAGCCATTCCCCGCCGCGCGAACTTTTCGCCGAAGGCGGGCAGATTGCCGATGTCACGGCATGGCCTGCCTAG
- a CDS encoding serine acetyltransferase, with protein MWDELVRDYVIHGRSLTDASFVSLAIFRYGKWSIQRKHRVTRKIANFFYGILKLFILNVTKIWIPPQTTIGRDFHIIHAEGSLSIHPDAIIGDRVGVMHNVTIGTNMGPGAPQIGNDVFIGVNSTVLGRIKIGDRVRIAANTAVTTNVPSDSVVIGSPARIFPRLSLLRTADQAVPK; from the coding sequence ATGTGGGACGAATTAGTTCGTGACTACGTCATTCATGGACGTTCACTGACCGACGCTTCCTTCGTTTCGCTGGCGATTTTCCGTTACGGAAAATGGTCGATCCAGAGAAAGCACCGCGTGACGCGGAAGATAGCCAACTTCTTCTACGGAATACTCAAGCTCTTCATTCTCAACGTCACCAAAATCTGGATTCCGCCACAAACGACGATCGGCAGGGACTTTCACATCATTCACGCCGAGGGGTCGTTATCCATTCATCCCGATGCGATTATCGGAGACCGGGTGGGCGTGATGCACAATGTCACGATAGGCACCAATATGGGTCCCGGCGCGCCGCAGATCGGCAATGACGTGTTTATCGGGGTCAATTCGACCGTGCTGGGCAGGATCAAGATCGGTGACCGCGTCCGCATCGCCGCCAATACGGCCGTCACCACTAATGTTCCCTCGGACTCGGTCGTCATCGGGTCTCCGGCCAGGATATTCCCACGCCTGTCGCTGCTGCGCACGGCTGACCAGGCAGTCCCGAAATGA
- a CDS encoding glycosyltransferase family 61 protein, translated as MAIYQVVESQIARLLHRSPDFWSRAVEIWTVSAGDEQRFPAAIFLPGQLDRIENTVFGDLNDTITALTKDEAQSISPTIAARFRDVLLSDGVLYKDSASYHLARRSRRIPPLGRPPRMETGAIYDSWVGVRYFGNWLMDDCETYRLAEATGKPVTIHAGAPGHRQEYEKRLAIAPIRTSFAHFDELILFQDLANNSGKKARAADRRRRLLDSIPPASPHPGVFLMRGQTGDPRLLVNEQRLAEDLAARYGIQIVHIMEHSVESLVRACAGARLLIGVEGSQLVHALAVMPPGGTMLVLMPPDRVTAAMKLMTDRLDLNFAMVIGSGTTGGFEINPNEIDATLDLLP; from the coding sequence ATGGCGATCTATCAGGTTGTTGAAAGCCAGATCGCTCGATTGCTCCATCGAAGCCCGGATTTCTGGAGTCGTGCCGTCGAGATCTGGACCGTTTCCGCGGGTGACGAGCAGCGGTTTCCTGCTGCCATTTTTCTGCCGGGCCAGCTGGACCGCATCGAGAATACCGTCTTCGGCGATCTCAATGACACCATTACAGCGCTGACAAAAGACGAAGCCCAGTCGATCAGCCCGACCATTGCTGCGCGGTTCCGCGACGTGCTGCTGTCCGACGGCGTGCTCTACAAGGACAGCGCGTCCTACCATCTGGCCAGACGCAGCCGGCGCATACCGCCCCTGGGCCGACCACCGCGGATGGAAACGGGCGCCATCTATGACAGCTGGGTTGGCGTGCGCTATTTCGGCAATTGGCTGATGGACGATTGCGAGACCTACCGGCTGGCCGAGGCCACCGGAAAGCCGGTGACCATCCATGCCGGTGCACCGGGGCATCGTCAGGAATATGAAAAGCGGCTGGCCATCGCCCCTATAAGGACCAGTTTCGCCCATTTCGACGAGCTGATCCTGTTCCAGGATCTCGCCAATAATTCCGGCAAGAAAGCCAGGGCCGCCGACCGGCGTCGTCGCCTGCTGGACTCTATACCGCCGGCCAGCCCGCATCCCGGCGTGTTCCTGATGCGGGGACAGACGGGCGATCCGCGTCTCCTGGTCAATGAGCAGCGCCTCGCCGAAGATCTGGCCGCGCGCTATGGTATCCAGATCGTCCATATCATGGAGCATTCGGTCGAAAGCCTTGTCAGGGCCTGCGCGGGCGCACGGCTCTTGATCGGGGTGGAGGGCAGCCAGCTCGTGCATGCCCTCGCCGTCATGCCGCCTGGCGGCACGATGCTGGTACTCATGCCTCCCGACCGCGTGACGGCGGCGATGAAGCTGATGACCGATCGGCTGGACCTCAATTTCGCGATGGTGATTGGCAGCGGCACAACAGGCGGTTTCGAAATTAACCCAAACGAGATAGACGCGACGCTGGACTTACTGCCATGA
- a CDS encoding acyl carrier protein, whose amino-acid sequence MATKTPLTATDLRDYLQSELSIEQPLDDDTELFSSGLLDSVSMMSVIMFIEQRSGGEVRPADVTLENFDTIGRITAYAASLD is encoded by the coding sequence ATGGCGACCAAGACACCCCTCACGGCGACAGACCTGCGCGACTATCTGCAAAGCGAGCTCTCGATCGAGCAGCCGCTCGATGACGATACGGAACTCTTCTCGTCGGGCCTGCTCGATTCCGTGTCGATGATGAGCGTCATCATGTTCATCGAGCAGCGCAGCGGCGGCGAGGTGCGGCCGGCGGATGTCACGCTGGAAAATTTCGACACGATCGGCCGGATTACTGCCTATGCTGCCAGCCTGGACTGA
- a CDS encoding AMP-binding protein: protein MNDMTIIGADVPIWDLLWANLAERGGKACLVDPDRSVTYAEVAREADRLAARLQALGVVAGDRVVIQFRKSIDEVVAMHAVWRLGAVMVNVNHQWTIDQLLFVATDCRARVAVVMAASARALRNADLPATLEHVIVRGALPVEPREACFSLWDETMPGAAEIVPHATDPHALCAIIYTSGSTGKPKGVMLSHRNIRIGALSVTQYLGLDESDRLLSVLPYSFDAGLNQLTTMLLVGGTVVHQPVILAAEIVAAAKRHAVTGIAGVPPLWSMIVRYLVEVPTALPSLKRVTNTGGKISPDILSAMPEAFPEARIFLMYGLTESFRSTFLAPEKFAAKMGSIGQAVPYSQVFAVRAGIGRAGPGEQGELVHVGPLISLGYWERPEDTAARIRPCPELAAEIGDQNVVWSGDLVEVDADGDLWFVGRMDDMIKTMGFRVSPTEVEDAVARTGLTQESVAFGREDADRGQVIHVACSLHQGADPEALRAAFRQTMPGYMQPASIFLWPGTMPRTASGKLDRPTVIAACGNGDIPTIP from the coding sequence ATGAATGACATGACGATCATCGGTGCGGATGTGCCGATCTGGGACCTGCTATGGGCGAACCTGGCTGAACGCGGCGGCAAGGCATGCCTCGTCGATCCGGATCGGTCCGTGACCTATGCCGAGGTGGCCCGGGAAGCCGATCGGCTGGCTGCACGGTTGCAAGCGCTGGGCGTGGTTGCCGGCGACCGGGTAGTGATCCAGTTCCGCAAGAGCATTGATGAAGTCGTGGCCATGCATGCCGTATGGCGGCTTGGCGCGGTGATGGTCAATGTCAACCACCAGTGGACCATAGACCAGCTGCTCTTTGTCGCGACAGATTGCCGGGCGCGCGTGGCCGTCGTCATGGCGGCTTCGGCGCGGGCCCTGCGCAATGCCGACCTGCCGGCGACGCTGGAGCATGTGATCGTGCGCGGCGCCTTGCCGGTCGAGCCCAGAGAGGCCTGTTTTTCGCTCTGGGACGAAACCATGCCGGGGGCGGCGGAAATCGTGCCCCATGCCACCGATCCCCATGCACTTTGCGCGATCATCTATACGTCGGGCTCGACCGGAAAGCCTAAGGGCGTGATGCTGAGCCACCGCAATATCCGCATCGGGGCGCTGTCGGTAACGCAGTATCTGGGACTGGACGAGAGCGACCGGCTCCTCTCCGTCCTGCCCTATAGTTTCGATGCAGGGCTCAACCAGCTCACCACCATGCTGCTGGTGGGTGGCACGGTGGTGCATCAGCCGGTCATCTTAGCGGCCGAGATCGTGGCTGCCGCCAAGCGCCACGCGGTGACCGGCATTGCCGGCGTACCACCGCTCTGGTCGATGATCGTGCGCTATCTGGTCGAGGTGCCAACGGCGCTGCCCTCGCTCAAGCGCGTCACCAATACCGGCGGCAAGATTTCGCCCGATATCCTGAGCGCCATGCCCGAAGCCTTTCCGGAGGCCAGGATATTTCTGATGTATGGGCTGACGGAGTCCTTCCGATCAACCTTCCTCGCGCCGGAAAAATTCGCGGCCAAGATGGGCTCGATCGGCCAGGCCGTGCCCTATTCGCAAGTCTTTGCCGTGCGGGCCGGGATTGGGCGCGCCGGTCCGGGCGAGCAGGGCGAACTGGTGCATGTCGGTCCCCTGATCTCGCTCGGCTATTGGGAACGGCCCGAGGATACGGCGGCGCGCATCCGCCCCTGCCCCGAGCTCGCCGCCGAAATAGGCGACCAGAACGTAGTTTGGTCCGGTGATCTGGTGGAAGTGGATGCGGATGGCGACCTCTGGTTCGTCGGCCGCATGGACGACATGATCAAGACCATGGGGTTCCGCGTCAGCCCGACCGAGGTGGAGGATGCCGTGGCGCGGACCGGCCTCACCCAGGAAAGCGTGGCCTTCGGCCGCGAAGATGCCGATCGTGGACAGGTCATCCACGTCGCCTGCAGCCTGCATCAGGGCGCCGATCCGGAGGCGCTGCGCGCCGCTTTCAGGCAGACCATGCCGGGCTATATGCAACCAGCCAGCATCTTTCTGTGGCCCGGCACCATGCCGCGCACGGCCAGCGGCAAGCTCGATCGCCCTACCGTCATTGCTGCCTGCGGCAATGGCGACATCCCAACCATTCCCTGA
- a CDS encoding WecB/TagA/CpsF family glycosyltransferase, translating into MGGDKTTNAGAKPERTRFLGVSFDSLDQGQVIDQLSHSRAEDRFGYVVTPNVDHIVRLSGQPAALSQYHQAMLCLCDSKPLQVLSRTVGRPLTHVTGSDLTKAIFDRLLMPGDVVTLIVAREGIATKLMQRFPHVRFHWHVPPFGILDKPDALCDVVDFIVDHPARFTFIAIGSPQSEVIAAQTQANGQARGTALCVGASLEFITGDRARAPAWMNRSGMEWMHRVATEPRRLWKRYAYSVPTLLRLYWLELIGR; encoded by the coding sequence ATGGGGGGAGACAAAACAACAAATGCCGGAGCAAAGCCGGAGCGGACCCGTTTTCTGGGCGTGTCCTTCGATAGCCTCGACCAAGGACAGGTCATCGACCAGTTGAGCCACAGCCGCGCCGAAGACCGCTTCGGCTATGTGGTGACACCCAATGTCGACCATATCGTGCGCCTGTCCGGCCAGCCCGCTGCGCTCAGCCAATATCATCAGGCCATGCTGTGCCTGTGCGACAGCAAGCCATTGCAGGTCCTGTCCCGCACGGTGGGGCGGCCGCTGACCCATGTGACGGGGTCGGACCTGACAAAGGCAATCTTTGACAGGTTGCTGATGCCGGGGGATGTGGTGACGCTGATCGTGGCGCGCGAGGGCATTGCCACCAAGCTGATGCAGCGCTTTCCCCATGTCCGCTTCCACTGGCATGTGCCGCCCTTCGGCATTCTCGACAAGCCGGATGCCCTCTGCGACGTGGTGGATTTCATTGTCGACCACCCTGCCCGTTTCACCTTCATCGCCATTGGCAGCCCGCAATCCGAAGTGATCGCCGCACAGACGCAGGCCAATGGCCAGGCGCGCGGGACAGCGCTTTGCGTGGGCGCCTCGCTCGAATTCATCACCGGGGACCGGGCGCGGGCGCCGGCCTGGATGAACCGCAGCGGCATGGAATGGATGCACCGCGTCGCCACCGAGCCGCGCCGCCTGTGGAAGCGCTATGCCTATTCGGTGCCGACGCTGCTGCGCCTCTATTGGCTGGAGCTCATCGGGCGCTAA